In Hallerella succinigenes, the following are encoded in one genomic region:
- a CDS encoding endonuclease, which produces MHKRHLFAVLFLLLVVTFLFARNPAETPARHYDFFHAKKQMDRIYYGDLRVTVYCGCAYESNSKPNKIDFAGCGFAPRKNANRASRIEWEHVVTAHNIGLFRQCWHQEEGRSARKNCEATDPEFAIMEGDLHNLLPSIGEVNGDRSNFMFSQWTNSPEPMYGSCESIVDFKNRKFQPRKEVRGMLARISFYMEKTYGIQLSKERRRLFEIWDKESPVNAYECERDARIYKVQGDHNPFVYAKCREAGLI; this is translated from the coding sequence ATGCATAAACGTCACCTCTTTGCGGTTTTGTTTTTACTGCTGGTGGTGACTTTTTTATTTGCCCGTAATCCGGCAGAAACACCTGCACGACATTATGATTTTTTTCATGCAAAAAAGCAGATGGATCGCATCTACTACGGTGATTTGCGGGTAACGGTTTATTGCGGTTGCGCCTACGAAAGCAATTCAAAACCGAACAAAATCGATTTTGCAGGTTGTGGCTTTGCTCCGCGCAAGAATGCGAATCGCGCTTCCCGGATTGAATGGGAACATGTCGTGACCGCTCACAACATAGGACTTTTCCGTCAGTGCTGGCATCAGGAAGAAGGCCGCAGCGCCCGTAAAAACTGTGAAGCGACTGACCCAGAATTTGCGATCATGGAAGGGGACTTGCACAATCTATTGCCAAGTATCGGCGAAGTGAACGGGGACCGCAGCAATTTCATGTTTTCGCAGTGGACAAATTCCCCGGAACCGATGTATGGTTCCTGCGAATCGATTGTCGATTTTAAGAATCGCAAGTTTCAGCCGCGAAAAGAAGTACGTGGCATGCTCGCCCGCATTTCCTTTTATATGGAAAAGACTTATGGCATTCAACTTTCCAAGGAAAGACGTCGCCTGTTTGAAATTTGGGATAAGGAATCTCCGGTAAACGCATACGAATGCGAACGCGACGCACGTATTTACAAGGTGCAAGGGGATCACAATCCGTTTGTATACGCCAAGTGCCGAGAAGCAGGTCTGATATGA